Genomic DNA from Candidatus Kaiserbacteria bacterium:
GTGAAGGCAGTCAATCCTGTCAACCAGGGTGATGACACCCGGTACGGCCTCACGCTCGACATCATCGAGTGGGTTCCGAAAAGAGACACCTCTGGGCAGTATCGCGTCGACCCCAAGTTTTTACTGAAGGTCTATGAGATCCTTGGTCAAGACCGCGCGACAGAAGGTGTCTCATCGGGTATTCGAGTGAAAACTACCCAGCCGAACCTTTTGTATCGCCACATGTGGAACGACACAGCTTGGGAAAAGCGCAAGTGGGGCGTTCATGGGACCGCCGCCGTTAATTACGATTCACGTGGTCAATGCTACGTAGTGCAACACGAAGACGGGACGGTAGCGACTTACGATGCCTCTGAAATAGAAATTATATCGTAAAACGTAAGTCAAAAAAAACGTAACCCGAGTCGTCCAGCAACCCTGGACGACTCTTTCTATACTGGAGTTGTTGATCTTATTTAATTCTTCATACCATCAGTGATATTAGGAAGCAATGCATCTAGTGGTTTATATGCTAATAGTGCAAGGAATATAAAAAGTGGACACTTTCGTGTCCACTTTTTATGTTACGGTTAAATGTCGTACAGAAGTGCGTAATTAGTGTCTTAATACCATTCGTTACCCGTGAAGCACGTGATATGCAGTCGTACCCAATGCTCCCAATGTTATAACGAAACATGCAAACAAGATGAGTCCACCAGCCACCGAGAAGAGACTGAGGAGTACACAGAGTGCCACCCCGCCAATAACCGTATAAAGTGTAATTCCCTCACGACGTAATGCCACTTTCTGCAGTGCGTACCCTACAAAAATAGGCATAAGCGCGAGTGCCATGAGTATCATGAGCATGTATCCAAAGAGGAAAATAATACCCGCAAATATGCCGAGTACACTCACAAAAAGGAGCGTTGCGATAAAGGGAAAGGCAAAGAGTATTCCGAGACCCATGAGTCCCGACATACCCAGCCGAGCGAATGAATATTCCACCACACGCACCACATGTCTTCGTCCAATCACATAGAGTGTGAGCGCAACAAAAAGCAAAATACTTAATTCAAAAAGTGCAAACTGTGCCGTAGGCATCGAGTACTCACGCTCACGCACCTGTACTTGTTTCATCTCTCCTGCGACGACTGCATTTTGCGCACGGACGACTTCATGTGCACTTTCATAGGTCACGTTGCCTTGCAAATTTGCTTTATCACCCACCGTAAAGAGATTTTCGACACGGAGTGATACATCACCCTCTACTTCAGTATTGAGGCGTGCTGTCTCCGCAACACCATGAATGCCTCCCATCACCGAACCCTCAATTACGAGCGTTTGTCCCATAAAAAGTACATCGCCTTCCACTTGTGCAGTAGAGAGGATAGTGAGCGTTCCACCAAACACGACCACATCTCCCTTCACCGGACTTGCAAGCACTACTTCACCACCCACAATACGTACATCATCTCCAATATCACCATGTATCTGCACAACACCCCCGACAACGGTAAGATCTTCCAAAATAGGCGCATTAATAGTCACCGTTCCTCCTGCAATATATACATCATTATCACCCTGACCTGAGATACTAACCGTAGAACCGAAGCCATAGAAGTCACCTTTAAGGGACTGAGCTGCATCTACCGAGATAGTTTCTCCCGTACGCAAAATAGGACCCGCAAACGCGGAAACCGGAATAAAAATAAGCGCACAAAACGCCAGACATACAAAAATTCTGTTCATGCGTGCATTATACCACTTTTCTAGTTTTTTTCTAGTCTACTGCTTAAAGCAAGGGAGGAGTTTCAAAGATTCCATGGGGCTCGGTGCCGCACCGTCCATAATCCCCTTGAGTCGTGCTGCCCCCACCGCGTCTTCAGCACACGTAATCATTTCCTTAGTAATGGTAACGGTATCTTTCGTATATCCCATAGATTTGAGCATCGTCTGTTGCGTTTCAGAAAGTGTTTCGGTTTCTATCACCGTGGGTGGAACACTTTCAGTTTTTGTCACCGTGGTCTCTGGCTTTTCCTCTGTAGGTACCGTGATTTTTGTAGCACTTTCATCTGAAGTAACTTGGGATGATTCCTGGAGCATCGGAATGTCAGCCGCTGTGGGAATATTTTGAATGGTGTACCACACGTATACACTAAAACCGATACCGAACACAAGGAGCACAACAATGATGACGATACATATTTTTATAACTTTCATACAGTAGGTGAAATATACACTGTGGGCGACTGGAGCATGGCCGCAATCACAATACCGAGGACAAGGAAAAACAGACCCATAGAAACAAGGATAAGGCGTGCACGCGAAAACTCCCACGAACCATCGTACCAATTACGCACAAAAAGAAACGGAAAAATAAATCGAACGATACGCATATTTGTATGTGTGTATCATACCCCAGCATTCTGTATTCATACAGATAGGATATACACGGGGACTATTGATTAAATAATTGTATACCCCGCTCCCACATTTCGGGGTGTCCCTGCTCACGAAGCCAATACCACCATTCACCACCCCAGAGGAACTGTGTCTCATAGCGCGTGTCACGAGCGTACTCAATGATTTCATTAAACTTCTTCATGTCCATACGTGAGTATTGTGTCTCTACAGGCACTTCAGTGACTGGCTCGAGGAGCCATGGCTCAAGCGAGAGTTCTATGAGGAAGGTTTCTTTTTCTCCATGTATAAGCGCCATGATATTTTCTTTTACACGATAGAACCATGGAGGAAGAATTGTTTTGAATTGGCCGAGTTCGGGATTCCAGAAATACACATACACACTCGTCCCAAAAGAATCACCGTGGGAGTACGCACCATTCCAGGTGCCGAGATTGCCACTATCAGTCACGAGTATCGGACGTGTAGGATCGAGTGATTTCACGAGCGCAATTTCCTCTTCAAGAAAGGATTCATCAATATCACCACAATGATCATATGCAAACAGACCGAGGTATGGTTCATTCTCCACTTGCCAATGGGTAATTGCCTTGGAATCTTTATAACGATTTACGACCGCAGTGATGTACTCTCGAATCTCGACTTTTTTATCTTCCCACGAGAGTGACTGTGCCCATGAGGGAATATGGCACTCAGGCCAGCGCGGAAGCCGCCGACCCACACCAAAAATTATTTTAGCGTCCGCTGTCTCGGCTTTCTGAATATCTCTGTCCATCCATGCAAAATCATAATCATCTTTATCTGGCTCAATGAGTGTCCAGTGTGCACTCAAACGGAAATAGCGCACATTGAGTTCATTAAGAAATGCATCGAAGACATCATCGGGATTAAGTCCAAGTTCAAGTACGTACGGCACGTTATATGAGATACCGTACGTAATGTGCTCAGGCTTTTCTTTACGCGCAAGAAAAACAAGTGTAATAAGTACACATGTACACAACACCGCAACACCCGCAAGTGTTCGAAGGAGCCATCTTTTCATTATCTAAATAGTACTAGAAAACCAAGGGTAATGACAGTCACAAATAGTACTTTCTTGAGGATTGTGCCCCGATCGTACGTTTCACCGATGTTGAGTTTGGTTGGACGCATACTAAAGAAAATACCGAGAAGCAGGATGAACACGAACTGAAGCCCGCCCAAGGCCTGTACCACCGCCACATCGCCTAGGTCCGTTGCTTTCAAAATAAGAATCGTAGAAACACCTGCCAAGAGTTTATTGACAATGACGAGTACGGCAGTACCTTTTGTTGTTGACTTCGTCTGCTCCTTAATTTTTTCAAAATAATTTGGAATCATGAGGAGAGTACCCGCAAAAAATACAAAGGCAATACGTGACCAAAAAAATCCATTATCAAACGAGGTGCTCAGAAAAAGTCCCTTGATAGTGATGTAGTGGAGCGCAAAAAAGATTCCTGAATAGAGTGCCACCATTGCTGTTTTCACAGGGAACTGCAAACGCGATACCAAAAAAGTACCCACAGAAAGAAGTATGATTCCAAAAATAAAATTGTGACTGAGGGTTGTATTGAAAAAATAATACCCCATACCAAAGGACGCAAGCGCAGAGACTGAGCCAATCACGGGCACGACATCAGACGCATCGTGGTCGCGCAGTGCACTAAACATTGCGACAAGCGCGGTAAAGAA
This window encodes:
- a CDS encoding beta-galactosidase produces the protein MKRWLLRTLAGVAVLCTCVLITLVFLARKEKPEHITYGISYNVPYVLELGLNPDDVFDAFLNELNVRYFRLSAHWTLIEPDKDDYDFAWMDRDIQKAETADAKIIFGVGRRLPRWPECHIPSWAQSLSWEDKKVEIREYITAVVNRYKDSKAITHWQVENEPYLGLFAYDHCGDIDESFLEEEIALVKSLDPTRPILVTDSGNLGTWNGAYSHGDSFGTSVYVYFWNPELGQFKTILPPWFYRVKENIMALIHGEKETFLIELSLEPWLLEPVTEVPVETQYSRMDMKKFNEIIEYARDTRYETQFLWGGEWWYWLREQGHPEMWERGIQLFNQ
- a CDS encoding EamA family transporter, with amino-acid sequence MNWILLAVGAQFLNAFVALVDKHIVSDEKTLPRPFVYAFYTCLISGVWVVVYFIGFLPFVSASLHIPSFSNVIKPTLEVVALSFLSAYTFFTALVAMFSALRDHDASDVVPVIGSVSALASFGMGYYFFNTTLSHNFIFGIILLSVGTFLVSRLQFPVKTAMVALYSGIFFALHYITIKGLFLSTSFDNGFFWSRIAFVFFAGTLLMIPNYFEKIKEQTKSTTKGTAVLVIVNKLLAGVSTILILKATDLGDVAVVQALGGLQFVFILLLGIFFSMRPTKLNIGETYDRGTILKKVLFVTVITLGFLVLFR